From Triticum urartu cultivar G1812 chromosome 2, Tu2.1, whole genome shotgun sequence, a single genomic window includes:
- the LOC125540219 gene encoding uncharacterized protein LOC125540219, translating to MVERVPLFTDLPGRTERQKLLHNGSLTVTISYHSLLTSSSRLSQLSKVPMENHARWKFTTTATGKSYLEADIIPGLELGSMTAMKPIRIATTQLEPPCPPESVRCMERYTQAEHAVAALSSGENVVFGGDMSWDDKMDLPFPLPAGWVDAWKELRRVGHEYSWTYDSFWAEKIGEFNGYTAPASEMKKRSDRFVCKLHDYTLKHTEVIEDQGLGISYTKKYKTYNLEKVELMRSCHRGLVLTIVPNEPDISTPFD from the coding sequence ATGGTGGAAAGAGTACCACTGTTCACCGATCTCCCTGGAAGAACGGAAAGACAAAAGCTTCTGCATAATGGTAGTCTTACTGTCACTATTTCGTATCATTCCCTTTTGACATCTTCATCGCGGTTGTCACAGCTGAGCAAGGTTCCTATGGAGAATCACGCGCGCTGGAAGTTCACCACCACGGCAACAGGCAAAAGCTATCTAGAGGCCGACATTATCCCAGGCCTCGAGCTGGGGTCGATGACGGCGATGAAGCCAATCCGCATCGCCACGACCCAGCTCGAGCCCCCCTGCCCACCGGAATCGGTGCGCTGCATGGAGCGCTACACTCAAGCAGAGCACGCCGTGGCGGCGCTGAGCAGCGGGGAGAACGTCGTGTTCGGCGGCGACATGAGCTGGGACGACAAGATGGACCTGCCGTTCCCTCTCCCCGCAGGCTGGGTGGACGCCTGGAAAGAACTGAGGCGTGTGGGCCATGAATATAGTTGGACTTACGACAGTTTCTGGGCAGAAAAGATCGGGGAGTTCAATGGCTATACAGCTCCTGCCTCAGAAATGAAGAAGCGGTCAGACCGGTTTGTGTGCAAGCTACATGATTACACACTGAAACATACCGAGGTGATCGAGGATCAGGGTCTTGGGATTTCTTATACGAAGAAGTACAAGACCTACAACCTCGAAAAGGTGGAGCTAATGCGGAGTTGTCACCGCGGGTTGGTTCTGACCATCGTCCCGAACGAGCCAGATATTAGTACCCCTTTTGATTGA